Proteins from a single region of Weeksella virosa DSM 16922:
- a CDS encoding DUF1648 domain-containing protein, which yields MEQLQKTYYDFLIEIITYIVIIVSVVFLFINYQQLPTTIPIHFNARGEVDGVGEKYTLYILVLIQIILFIGLNFLSKKPHLYNYPVPLPTIIKHNNINWQVVLFGCLTCLLVLFFSC from the coding sequence ATGGAGCAGCTACAGAAAACATATTATGATTTTTTGATAGAAATTATAACGTATATTGTGATAATAGTATCGGTTGTTTTTTTATTTATTAATTATCAACAATTACCAACAACAATTCCGATTCATTTCAATGCGCGTGGTGAAGTTGATGGTGTTGGAGAAAAATACACGCTCTATATTTTGGTGTTGATACAAATTATTCTTTTTATTGGTCTCAATTTTCTGAGTAAAAAACCGCATCTCTATAATTATCCTGTACCATTACCGACGATAATAAAGCACAACAATATCAATTGGCAAGTCGTTTTATTCGGGTGCTTAACCTGTTTATTAGTTTTATTTTTTTCTTGCTAA
- a CDS encoding DUF1796 family putative cysteine peptidase — MKIKLLRLNEKNRYLHIYNRFYCQKNIIPIGSDCHAAYILNALNLRKQSIVFDWLFCNSKKGVEYVNKMIETNFSDFLCNLTKNERQHIISENYPYVEFFHEKNLIDSSTDRNKMSKRGKRFLEAIEKESCILLYVANYEFFKKESDTDYFIETLHQLNILTKNAHSIKIFIKCNQNVNNFEQINYFVNSCNELKNVKAVKYFLDTQKYGAWGNVKDYIPLLTALEIPVKKHFLPKVFIK, encoded by the coding sequence ATGAAAATTAAATTGTTGCGACTCAACGAGAAGAATAGATATTTACATATTTATAATCGTTTTTATTGCCAAAAAAATATTATTCCTATTGGCAGTGATTGTCATGCTGCGTATATTCTAAACGCTTTGAATTTAAGGAAACAATCGATTGTTTTTGATTGGCTTTTTTGCAATTCGAAAAAGGGAGTTGAATATGTCAATAAGATGATAGAAACAAATTTTTCTGATTTTTTATGCAATTTGACCAAGAACGAAAGACAACATATTATTTCTGAAAATTATCCTTATGTAGAGTTTTTTCATGAAAAGAATTTAATTGATTCCTCGACCGATCGTAATAAAATGAGCAAAAGAGGAAAAAGATTTCTAGAGGCAATTGAAAAAGAATCTTGTATTTTATTGTATGTTGCAAATTATGAGTTTTTTAAAAAAGAAAGCGATACCGATTATTTTATCGAAACTTTGCATCAATTGAACATATTAACTAAGAATGCACATTCCATAAAAATATTTATCAAATGCAATCAAAATGTAAATAATTTCGAGCAAATTAATTATTTTGTAAATTCTTGTAATGAACTAAAAAATGTTAAAGCTGTAAAATATTTTCTCGACACCCAAAAATATGGTGCTTGGGGGAATGTAAAAGATTATATACCTTTGTTAACAGCTTTAGAAATTCCGGTAAAAAAACACTTTCTACCAAAAGTTTTTATCAAATAA
- a CDS encoding DMT family transporter, producing the protein MKSFLYLASAILFETFATSILKKTENFTKPFPSVLFVVFMGLSFYLLSLALKGIPIGIAYAIWSAVGIIFISLIGFFVYKEKLDFPAVLGILFIIVGVVIINVFSETNTHT; encoded by the coding sequence ATGAAAAGCTTCCTTTATCTTGCCAGTGCAATTTTGTTCGAAACCTTTGCCACTTCTATATTGAAGAAAACCGAAAATTTTACCAAGCCATTTCCGTCGGTTCTATTTGTTGTTTTTATGGGACTTTCATTTTATTTGCTTTCATTGGCACTCAAAGGGATTCCGATAGGTATTGCGTATGCAATTTGGTCTGCCGTAGGAATTATTTTCATTTCTTTGATTGGCTTTTTTGTCTACAAAGAAAAACTAGATTTCCCGGCTGTTTTGGGTATACTCTTCATCATCGTTGGTGTAGTCATCATCAATGTTTTCTCTGAAACCAATACTCATACTTAA